The Ranitomeya variabilis isolate aRanVar5 chromosome 7, aRanVar5.hap1, whole genome shotgun sequence DNA window GTTTCCCAGAACTAAAGTTTATAGGAAAACAGTCTCCAGAAAACCCCGTGCCGTAATATTAGGAATATTAGTAACTTTAACCAACCCCTATCCTCTCTTACAGTCACTTTAGATGATTCATTTTGCAGCACTTCTTGACGGTATTATTCAAACACTATACACAAGTATTATTTTTTCGCTTCCTGGGGGTATGGATACGACATTGAAGTATAATACCAGCACGATACTATGGAATTTTTGGACACATGGAAAATCTATCAACGTTATGTGAGTTCTGTATGATGGCATTAGGATAGAGTATAGAGGCATTATATAGGGACTGTATGGTGATATCGGAACATTATAGAGTAGCACTTGTCTATATCCATTTGGGTGGAAAGTGTTTATGTAGCTGTGTTTTAGGCATTTACTTTGATATTACAAAAATGGCTAAAAATGACAAGTGGGAGAGAGGTTATTAAATTTGCTGACCCGCAGATTCTTCTTGCTCATTTTACACTTGCCTCTCCTCGCTTCCCACAATCCAGAGAGTTTACCTGTTTAAACGAGAGGCCGGATCTCTGATTTCTGTCTCCTGCCTGCTCCCTTTGCATTCGCCGCTCCTACCCTCCCACAGTGCAGGGAGAAAGAACCTGACTGCTGGAATCAGGGcagaggctgctgtaatcacaggactttACTACCAAGTAACTGTCTCAACAGGCAGACTTTAAATAACTTATTTGGTTACTTTATTAATTCATATGCACAACCGATGGTGGAGGCGAAAAAAATATATGAGACTAAAGTAAAGGTATGTGTAGCAATTTCTGCCAATAACACCACACATGGGCTAAATGCACTCTCATTGTCACGTGTAAACTTTCCTCTCGTTCCACACTGCAAAGCATTTCTAACTTCATCACTGACCCCTTAGAGAGAACGCATACTGTACCACTGAATCATAGACAATTCTTCCCATTTTCGCATCTATTATTTTGGTGAATTGTTGATGAATCTCACACTACTGGAAAATGTAGCGAAGATGCCAAGACCAGGTTATTCCCACAATACAAAACTTTCACTCTTAGGCCGGAGTCAGACTagacgtataaaaaaaaaatcggtccgtttttcacggacaagaatcgcacaaatgtttcatgaaccgtgatccgtatgtcatcagtctgcaatgcgaggatgtgatttcctcacaagtatccgtgtgacatccgtatggcatccgtacagcgagattttctcgccggcttgcaaaatggacatataatggtccATAGCCTCAAATAatcgtgaaaatatatatacagtctctctctctctatatatatatatatatacactcactggccactttattaggtacacctgtccaacttcttgttaacacttaatttctaatcagccaatcacatggcggcaactcagtgcatttaggcatgtagacatggtcaagacaatctcctgcagttcaaaccgagcatcagtatggggaagaaaggtgatttgagtgcctttgaacgtggcatggttgttggtgccagaagggctggtctgagtatttcagaaactgctgatctactgggattttcacgcacaaccatctctagggtttacagagaatggtccgaaaaagaaaaaaaatccagtgagcggcagttctgtgggcggaaatgccttgttgatgccagaggtcagaggagaatgggcagactggttcgagctgatagaaaggcaagtgactcaaatcgccacccgttacaaccaaggtaggcctaagagcatctctgaacgcacagtgcgtcgaactttgaggcagatgggctacagcagcagaagaccacaccgggtaccactcctttcagctaagaacaggaaactgaggctacaatttgtacaagctcatcgaaattggacagtagaagattggaaaaacgttgcttggtctgatgagtctcgatttctgctgcgacattcggatggtagggtcagaatttggcgtaaacaacatgaaagcatggatccatcctgccttgtatggagcatatttgggatgtgcagccgacaaatctgcggcaactgtgtgatgccatcatgtcaatatggaccaaaatctctgaggaatgcttccagcaccttgttgaatctatgccacgaagaattgaggcagttctgaaggcaaaaggggtccaacccgttactagcatggtgtacctaataaagtggccggtgagtgtataagtcagtgagacacatatatatatatatatatatatatatatttcatacagagatagatagcagaataggtGAAAAAtcaattgtcggcttctgtaaaatcattaaagaacccgacaggatatgagacatggtttacatacagtaatccattgcatatctgttagattttgatatgtccctgactaataatgttagtactatgtgtgtgttaaattttggagctgtaggtgttaaattagaggattaattcacggaaaaaactggcgtgggctcccgcgcaattttctgagggcaagccagtgactaagggcagatattaatagcctagagagggaccatggttattgccccccctggctaaaaacatctgcccccagccaccccagaaaaggcacatctggaagatgcgtcaattccggcacttactcgctctcttcccattgccctgtagctggtggcatatggggtaataaggggttaatgtcaccctgctattgtaaggtgacattaagcctggttaataatggagaggcgtcaataatgcacctctccattattaatccactagtctgaaaggggttaaaaaaacacacacattaagaaaaaaaacttttaataaaataaatatacacacatttttttccatctttattacactcccaATCCAtttgaagccctcgttctcctgtaaaaaatccaaaataaaaaagcaacaatatcccatacctgttcgccgtacagtcaagtgccacgctgtaatccatctgaagggaacCTCATaggcacaaaaagaggacttaaaaaatcctccaaatgcactggcagggcgCAGCGGACCCcattaatgatggcagaaacacaggtgcagcaataccgatgaaacaaccactttcaatccagtgttggttgtttggtattttagtgcacagaaagataaaagataatagtctgtatgtggcgttattcacacaggcaaggtaatcatctctgcctttttctctgtgacttttttctaatttttggaggattttttaagtcctctttttgtgtctgtgagcttagtTTAATGTTTAGCATTAGAACTggcaaatgtaaggacccttgatgtgggttgccagcttacgtattgtggccccaATATTAACCTATACCTTACATACCTTgatatgttttatcgcatagcactcgtccgtatttctctctagtgcgaCTCCGGCCTTATACAGATCTTCAAATAATATTATAGGAAACAGAATGAATTTCAGGAGACCACAAATCTGGGAAGCTGAGGTTCATCTCAATAAGTTTCAATTATAATTATACAGATCATTATAATGTCGTCAGTAGAACCAATAATGCAATCTTAAAAGTGGTGACATTAGCTAATCTGCTCTCCTTTTCTGTGGCAGCTCTTTGGCTTTATGGTGGCTTGcagttgtgtaaaaaagtgtttgcccccttcctggttTCCTGTTCTCTTGCACGTTTGTcactcttaaatgtttcagatcatcaaacaaatgtaaatattagacaaagataacacaagtaatcacaaaatgaagtgtttaaatgaagatctttattgtTAAAGGAAAaagaatttgtttggtgatctgaaacaaatgtacaaaagaataggaaatcaggaagggaagggggcaaacactttattCACACAACTGTACCTTCACTCTGTCAGCAGATGCACTCCTCACTCACAGTTAACTTACCTCTATGCTCCCACCCATGGAAGATCTCCTTGTGCTTCTTTCTTAGTGACAGTACTCACATACTGAAGGGCAGATCTTCTCGCCTGGGACAGACTACACCGCCAGTACAAGCTGACGCTTCCTGCTTTACTTCTGGCTTCTCTGAGGCCCTCATTTTTGTTGTGGGCACCATATATAACAAACACTACTCACCCCCACTTTTAGATAGCTATAATGCAGACTTTTACTGCTGGGCACCACATCATCTCTTTCGTTCTGACAGGCTATTCTTCTGCCAGTGTCTGATCTCTACTGATGGGACACAAGAATATTTTATGTTCTCCGTGCACACATGCTAATGCTGACACCAAACTGTCCAGTGTGTCCACCCCACTCTTAATGAGCAGCTCTTCAGACCTCACTACTTAGTGGCATCTTATATCTTAGACCTTTGGCATTTCTGATTTATAATGTAATGGCTCATACATCACTGATCACTCACATCACACATGTCACTTGGACCagaggtttattttttttttaattgtgtctCAGATTATTAAGCCCATAGTTATCCTTCTTACCCAGAAGTAGAGTAGACATCAATAAGAGACAATGCTGCACTTATACCTCCTCATAGAGCCTGAAAACAACACCTGTTTTCTGTCAAAACCATTCCTGCAATACTGCAATGGTTTTTGAGATACTGATTATTTATATAAAGTCTATTCTATAAGTTCATCCATAGTCTGCAGTGCGGTTCATCCTCTTCTGGGCTAATAATTTTACAGTTACGTTATAAGGGAGAATACAGAGTCTCGCAAGAACAATTGTAATTTATTTGGTTTACAAAGTAAAATGATAACTTCAGGTATCGGATTCCATGTAGATTTTACATGGAAAACATCAAAGTGCAGGTTCACTGCTGAGATGAGAATTAATTCAACCAAAATCAATTTCTCGATGGTTTCCAGGCGGTGAACGATATGTGGATTACATTTATAATTACTATATGCAAATGATAATAATGGTCGATTGTCGTATCTCTGATCTGAGCTACGATTATGAAATCAGTAATGTACAGAACATGTAGTGATATCATCATAATATTGTTTTACCCTCTTTTTCATCGCATAAAAGGACACAAAAAATAGTAAATTTAAAGGGTTAAGTCATTGGGATTCTAGAACATTATTTTCTGCTATTATTTCAATGTCTTTAACCAAtacttgctaaaaaaaaacaccattgacCTTCGTCTATAATGTAACGACCTACGTCTATGGAGCGCCCCGGCAGGGCCTTggagtactcggtactgggtctggtcttaaaggggatgtcatggtggctgcgacccggtccgtggccctgggcatccaattaaagggaaagtcttttaggAGTTTTattaataaagtctattgttcatgacgccacctgtggtatttggtcagggtgaccgacgctgctaaagggatcctctggggtgatggtatgacagctagatggcataacttcccacaggtgaagtatgtccccagggctcccaaggtgtgtggcaaagatggtgaATACcgtcgaataagtggaggacacagagtttgcagtcttttacctggtttactgatggtagcaggcctcagtccagggtaccaggtgtagggtagctgtaTTCCGGCCGTCTTGGAGGTAATAACggatcccacttcaggtgaggtccataagcctttcctacttgcgccagatggtgaggtccctgcggcttaaagcttgctgacagggtcccctctctcctgtcctaagacttatgtctgtacgataggcagtttgagcctgtttatagggtttcTTAGATGACCCGGTTCttagggttactgcttcacctcaggcttgctacaggcaattgacatatagtcctatgccctccggttctgtcgtgcgtcctggagaacaacacaacctcgggctcccggtaccaggcttctgcgctctggctctgagggtatccttccgctgttccccttctaagccctttcctccactgtgcttcttccctctcagCTCCTCACTATTCAACTCCTTCACGTTCTCATGCTTTCCAGAGGCCACAGCTCTTACTTGGCTGTGTCACCCctctgtctgttccagacgtctttctcctctcctcactcctctacaactggctgactcctcctccagaccaggatgcatATAGCTAAGGGACGCTCccttgaatccgggttcagagctccccttcctggcctagattcagatgtgttgaatgtaagtgccttacctgataatAAGAATCCCtggtgcctccaagcgtgacatcaccctccccaaagggaaggcaacatcactgcagcaaccggctacTTGGGATGCTGCATTTACGCATATACTGTGTCTCCAACACATCGGCCAGTATCTGCTGCATATCGCTCAGGGTCGTCACCACATCCGCCTTTATTTTCTCCACATTGACCTTTCCTATTGACCATGACCATTGACCTATGACATTTCTCTCCATCTTCAATAGATTGATTTGTTTCATCAGATCTTTCTGCTTCTCTAACAAATTGGTTTGTGTCTTCCACAGACCGGCCTGAGTTTTCACCAGATTCATCCATCTCTTTACCATCTGCCTAATAATATCTGTCCGCTCCTCAGATGCATCTATCTCGTCATCAGATATATCCGGATCTTCAGAAGAACAGTCTGTCTTTATGCTACATGTATCTGCCCCCAACTCTTCTGCCGGGGCATCTGTATCATCACTGGTAGTAGTGGTCTCATCACCAGCAGGACATCTCGGCACCAGCAATATAATTTCTTCAGCATAAGGCAGCATGACCACTTCCAATATTGTGCTACATTCACACTTTCCATGGTGCCTGGTATGCGATAAATGGGCCCAACTCCATAGTATAAGAAACATCTCCAAATCATTCTGCTCGCACCTCCATATTTTCCAGTCTTCACATTGAACCGTGGCCTGAATTCACTAAATGGGTGGTCTCACAAACTTTCTGCAGCCTCTACACCCAATAAGAACAACCTTGCTcttatctgtccatagaatgttggaCTCTTCTCTTTAGGCCGGTCAGTGTGTTCTTTGGCAAACGGTAATCTTTTCAACATGTCTTTATTTCAACAATGGTACTTTACGAGGGTTGCTTGCAAATAGTTTGGCTTCATGAAGGCGTCTTCTGATGGTTGGAATACTGACAGGTAACTGAAGATCTTCTCTGATctccctggagccgatcattggagaCTTCTTTGCCATTCTTGTTATTCTATGATCTATGCGGCTGGTAGTATTTATTTTACGACCACGTGTTTCGGGTGTTGTttgccattttaaagcattggaaatCTTAAGCTGAGCAGCCAATTATTTTCTGCACTTCTTTATTGGTTTTCCCCTCTCTAATCAACTTCATGAACAAATTTCTTCCTCCTTCGGTACACAACTTCACCCAATTAGCAGTGCGCATTTCATGACTGTTGACTGTGTTGGCTGCACATTACTCGCCTTCACCTagtcattattttttttccccatgttgtATGATCTTTTCTCCCCAAAACAGTAATTAAACACATTAGTGGTGTTAGACTGCTATTATTTTGTACATAACTGTAAGTGGCAGGAAAACTCCTTTCATTTCTTTCATTTTCCTTTTGTTGACAAACTTTTTTGTTTACAAGAAAAATTTGTATCAAAACGGTCACCAGAAACCACGTTCAGGAACATTCTGAGTGTTTCCCCCTTTACCCTCCCAACCTTTGGTGGGACGTCCACTTGTGACTCGTATCCATCCTTCAGTCGTCATGACCTTGCCTAAAGTGAGGAATGCCTCTTTTATTTTTATCACTTAGGATGGAATATTGGTGGAAAATGGTGGTCTCTgtgctgataaagactgcacatatgTGATAACTGGAGGtaaaaagaataaaagaaaaatccTTTAACCCTTACCCTGTCTGGCAATATTATCTGGACTGCCAACAAGAGTGTTATTTAGCTATTGTATGGTTGACATTGTATTGAATTATAAGCACTGAACTGCAGATTTCTTGGACTTATGTGGAAAATATATAGTTCTATAAATTGCTATTATTTGGATACTCTGTAGAGGCATTATTTATGCATTCTATGATAATATCTGAAAATGGAATGGTAATTTTTGGGGTAAATACATTTTGGTGGAAAATACAAATGTATCTGCTGTTTATGTATTTACGGTAGTTTAAAATTACAAAAGCAACTAAAAATGACAAGTGGGCGGAGACTATACTATTTGTACATCTAGaacccattttttctacaaaactatTTTTGTCTATGGCAGGATCTCTGGCTGCTGTTTGCTCACATTACACTTGTTAATCTCCTCCTTCTACAGGGCAGAGAGACAGACACTGCTGGAATCAGTGCAGAGGCTGCTGGAATCGCAGGACTTTATTAACAAGCAATCACCTCTACAGACAGCTGGTAACTTCGTGTTTGGTCAGGACATTCACTCATATCCACACTGAGATGCAAAATATTCCAAGAGTAAAGTACAGGAATTAGAAATGAGTGAAATGTTGTGAGTAGAATTTCTCCTCAAATTTTGCAAAGTTTCATATTCTCTAGAATATGGATTTATTTTGCAGTTTGCACCAGATGAATGAAGGAAAAATGGAGCCCAGCTGCAGTCACCGTTTTGCTTCACCATAGAAAAACACAACAAATGATACTTCACGGCTCCGCAGCCTGAAAAGCCTATCCCTCCCCAGTGCCTCCTCTTCTCCCCTTTCCTCATTATGAGCGTTCTCTTTGGCCTCTTCACTCCAGGCTGGGTCTTCTATCTAGTGTAGACCTCGGACGTCACCATGCACGTCGCCCGAGCGATGATACGGTCTGTATGCGTAGTTATGTCCGAGGCCTAGTTGAGGTTCAAGTCATGGCCTGGATTGAAAAGCGAAGAGAATGTGTGTGTGACAGATCTGTAATGTAATCTTACTCAATAACTATTATCCGTGAAATGCACGCTCGTGTTTGGTTTGTGTAAACTTTACGTCTCCATTCACACTGCAAAGCATTTTTGGATCTATGACTGTCCCAGTCTTGTCTGAAAGGCCACATGTCGTACCCCAGAAACTTCTCATCACTACTATTACCCCTTACTATTactttaataatattaataaacctTTATAAAGAAAACTCAGAATTTAACATCAATGTACAGTCATAATTTATTTGGTTTATAAAGTAGAATAATAACCGGAGGAGACGACTTCTGTCTCAGAAAGTTTTTCCTCGGAACATTAGAAATTCTCACAGTATCAATAAAACCTGCGCTTCTCGGCACTTACGTGATCCCTATTATGTCCTCCCTAGAACCAAAAATGCAATCTTGAAAATGACATAAGTCAATATGATCCCTTTGTAAATGGCGACTCCTTTCCTCCACGGCAGCTTACTGTCATTGTATCAGCAGATGCATGGTTCACTTAGTTACAATACCTCTATGCTCCCATCCATGGAAGATCTCTTCGCACTTTCTTCTTGGTGACAGTTCTCACATGCAGGAGGGCAGGTCTTCTCCGCCTGGGACAGATTACAGTACACCGACACTACAAGCTGATGCATCCTTGGCGCTCACTTTTTTCCTGGGCACCATCTAGAATCAATGCTACTCACCCCCACTTATAACTAGCTGTAATGCAGGCTGTCCGTCTGACCTCCGTGTCTGACCTCTTCTCATGGGACACAAGAATATTTTATGTTCTCTGTACACACTTGCTAATGCTGACACCAAAATGTCCAATGTGTCCACCCCACTCTTAATGAGCGGCACTTTAGACTTCACCACTTAGTGGCATCTTGTATAATCATATTTTAGACCTTTGACATTTCTCTTTTATTATGTAATGGCAGATACATCACTGATCACTCACATATCACATAGAAAATCAGTCTGGACCAGAGTTTTCAAAATTGTATCTGATTATATAAATATTTAAGCCCAATTCTATCCTTCTTACATAGAAGTAGAGCAGAAATAAATGGAAGGCAAGGCTGCCCTTATACCTGCTCATAGAGCCTGAAGAAGGACCTTCATCAGTCTGAAAACATTCCCGCAGTGCTACAATGCTTTTTGAAATACTGATTAAATAAAGTCTATTCTATACTTTCTTCCAAAGTCAGGAGTGCGGTTCATCCTCTTGCTGGAtaataattttttaattattttataagGAAAAATACAAAAACGGAGAAGAACAATTGTAATGTTTGGTTGATAAACTAAAATAATAACTACAAGTGTCAGCATTTTTTGTCAATCAAAACAACTTGTTGGTTTCCAGGCTGCAAATGCTAATAATTACTATATGTAAATAGTCATAAAGGTCATTGATTGTCGTATCCCTGATCTGATTATGACATCAGTCATGTACAGAACATGTAGCAGTAAATTCATGATAGTGTTTTAACCTCTTTTTTTTATGCAGCAACAGGACACTTAACCCTTTAAAAGTAAATTCTTTTAAGTCACAGATTCTAgtaataatctttataataataatctttatttttatatagtgctaacttattcagcagcgctttacagtttacacacattatcatcactgtccccgatggggctcacaatctatattctctattggtatgtctttggaatgtgggaggaaaccggagaacccggaggaaacccacgcaaacacggagagaacatacaaactctttgcagatgttgtccttggtgggacttgaacccaggactccagagctgcagtgctaaccactgagccaccgtgctgcccctagtAGATTTTGTCTctgcatgtggggccattatttcaATTCTCTGTCCCATAGCATAGCATAGGTCCAAAACCTCGTCAAGTACCATAACAGCCTACATTTCCGCATTTACTGTGTCTCCAACACATCAACCAGCATATCGCTCAGGGTCTTCACCACATCCGCCTTTGTTTTTGCCACATTGtccagtgtctccaacatattgGCCAGTGTCTCCCACTTCTCGCCCAGTGTCTCCAACACATCGGCCAGTGTCATCTTCTCCATATTGTTCTTTTCCTTCAAAACATTAATCTGTGCCAATAACAGATTTATCTGCTTCTTCAATAGATTTCTCTGCGTCTTCAGTAGATTGATTTGTTTCATCAGATCTTTCTGCTTCTCTAACAAATTGGTTTGTGTCTTCAACAGACCGAACAGAGTTTTCACCAGTGTCGTCCATCTCTTTACCATCTGCAAAACAATATCTGTCCGCTCCTCAGACGCATCTATCTCATCGTCAGATATATCCAGATCTTCAAGTATCGTTATGCTACAAGTATCTGCCCCCAACTCTTCTGTATCATCACTGGTAGTATCGGTCTCGTCACCAGCAGGACATCTCGGCACCAGAAATATTTGTTTCCACAGACGTTCTACTTTGTGCATCAACTTCACCAACCtgatacataaaaataaaaaaataattaaattatcaAATTAGTTAGATGTAAGGTTACAAATCCAAACTTACTCTCCTGATAATTTGCCTTTACTTGAGACCTAGTTTTTCTCCTGACCTTTTACTTTTGTATCTGAATCTAGGGAGTAAGTAAATTTCAGCAGCCGCGTTTATCAGCTACGGAGCTTCTATTTAGTCTCAGAGTCACTCGTAGAAACACAAAGAGGGATATTTATTATTTATCATAAACAGGTTCCAAAATTTGCCACAATTCATGTATGGTCAAAAATTGAAATGTTTTGCCCTTTGTGTTACTTttgcaaaaagaaataaataaaaatgaggtTTTAACAAAATGGAGCTTGGTCCCTCCAAGCGTAAAGGAATAACTTACATGAGAAAGTGTGTAAAATCAAGAGCTGCTTTAGATTTAATTTTCTGGTGCACAGACAGCCAATAGTTATGCCACATTTATTATACATTCTATACATTCCCTCCCATAGCTTATATACCCAACGTACATAGGTAGAGGCATATACTCCGGGGTTCTGGGTGTCAGCACACCACCTGGTCAGGGTGTTTAGATACAGAAGGATGGTAGTAAACTGAAACTTTGCCCCATATGAGGGAAAAACTACTCATCAGCCTGTAGACGTTTCCTACTTGCTCCGCTCTCTCCTTTTTATGGAAATTTGCAGTAGATCAGTAAATCACTAGACATTCTATATACTGTCCAGAAATACATAAATATGTGACACCTACCTGATGTGGTTACAGATCCAGGATTTCTCGCACACGGTGTCCCGGGAGGTCTCACCACAGCAGGAGTAGGAGCCGTCTGTGAAGGTTCCAGGATGATCCATGTCCGATGTCAGGGCTGAAGCCACCGAGTAAGTGGTCTGAGGACACAACATGGACTGTGGAGACTTCTGCACTCCCTCACTGTTCTCCTGGACTGTATGACCATAACCAAGAATGTGGCAAACCTCGTGGGTGATTGTGTCTTGTCGGGATTTAAATTTTGGATCCATTTTCCAAAATAGTTCACATAGGTAGATAGTCCTATCTTCAGAGCCGCGGTATACATACGCAATAGTTCCAATATCTTGCTTAGGATCTTTATTTTTTGCAAATGTCACTTTCTCTAGTTCTCGGATCAGCTCCTCCACCAGATCTGTGGTGAGGAATGGATAAAGCTTCTCCAAATTTAGGTCTCCAAACACCTTGGGATCTTCCACCAGGAGACTTTCCTTTTTCTTCAGAGCATCAGATAAAAGTCGTTGGGTTCGCTCTTTAGCTTCCGTGGCCTGCTTTCTCTCATCTTCACTCAACAAACATGGATTATTCATGGTCCCTTCTTTGGCTTTCGTGGCCTTACTTTTTTCATCCTCAATTCCAAAGTGCCTCAGAAGTCTCGAGAGCATTGTTCTCTATACAGGTGTCGTTACCTTTCTGTACAAATCCTTCTGGCGTCTTTATATTCTGTGCAGATATTGGGGCAGAACGTCCCTGAGCTGTTTTCACTTTCACTACAA harbors:
- the LOC143786033 gene encoding uncharacterized protein LOC143786033; this encodes MLSRLLRHFGIEDEKSKATKAKEGTMNNPCLLSEDERKQATEAKERTQRLLSDALKKKESLLVEDPKVFGDLNLEKLYPFLTTDLVEELIRELEKVTFAKNKDPKQDIGTIAYVYRGSEDRTIYLCELFWKMDPKFKSRQDTITHEVCHILGYGHTVQENSEGVQKSPQSMLCPQTTYSVASALTSDMDHPGTFTDGSYSCCGETSRDTVCEKSWICNHIRLVKLMHKVERLWKQIFLVPRCPAGDETDTTSDDTEELGADTCSITILEDLDISDDEIDASEERTDIVLQMVKRWTTLVKTLFGLLKTQTNLLEKQKDLMKQINLLKTQRNLLKKQINLLLAQINVLKEKNNMEKMTLADVLETLGEKWETLANMLETLDNVAKTKADVVKTLSDMLVDVLETQ